CGCGCTCCACCTCCTGTTGCAGTACACGAAGCTCGGAAAGGCCATGCGGGCGATGGCCGACAACCGTGATCTCGCGCTGATCACCGGAATTCCGACTGAGCGAGTGATCCTGATGACCTGGATCATCGGTGCGGGGCTGACCGGAACGGCTGGCTATCTGATCGTCCTCGAACAGGAGACGCTCAGCTTCAACACGGGATGGTTCCTGCTCCTGTTGATCTTCTCTGCGGTCATCCTCGGCGGTATCGGATCGATCTACGGCGCGATCGCCGGCGGGTTGATCATCGGGCTGGCGACCAACGTCTCGCTGGTCTGGATCCCGGGTGACCTGACCGAGGTTGCCGCGTTTACGCTCATGATCTTGATCCTCCTCTTCAGGCCGTCCGGAATCTTCGGGGGGGTGGAAACGGCGTGACTCGCGAACCGCCCGTCGCGCCGGACGGCGGCGAAGCCCCCGAGGAGGAGTTCGTGGGCGGTGCCGATCCCGGCGGCCGTCCCCGCTGGCTCGACGATATCGCCATCATCGCAACGGCCACGCTCGTGGTGTACGGTCTCTTCATCGGCCTCGGCCTCGCGGCAGGGCTGGACTTCAACGGCATCGTCAGCACGCTCCAGCAGGTGACGCTGCTTGCGGCGTCGTTCGCCCTGGTCGCCCTGGCGCTCAACCTCCACTGGGGCTACACGGGGCTGTTCAACATCGGCATCGCCGGCTTTATGGCTGTCGGCGCCTACACGATGGCGCTGGTGACGGCCGCACCGGACGCCACGTTCCCCGGACTCGGACTGCCGCTGTGGATCGGCGTTCCGGCGGGACTCGTGGCCGCCGCGCTCGTCGGCTTCCTGGTTTCGTTGCCGGCGTTGCGCCTCCGCGCCGACTACTTCGCGATCGTCACCCTGGCGTTCGCGGAGGTGATCCGGCTGCTGTACAACTCGAGCGCGCTCCGGGAGTTCGATCTGCTCGGCGTCGAGTTCGGGACCGGCGGCGGACAGGGAATGTCGTTCCCGAACCTGCGAAACACGATCTCGCGGCGGATTATGTACGTCGACGGGGACCAGGGAGCGGGGCCTACCCTCGTCGGCCGGCCGTTCCTGCGGGCCGGGGACGCGCTGGAGCTGAGCCCGTCAGTCGTCGAGGGGTGGGTGTACACTGCCATCCTGGTGGTGCTGGTCGCGTTCGCGTTCGTGGTCATCACCTGGATTGGCAACTCCCCGTTCGGCAGGGTGTTGAAAGCCATCAGGGAGGACGAACTCGCGGCCCAATCGCTCGGCAAGAACACCGATCGCGTGAAGATCAAGGCGTTCGTGGTCGGGTGCGCGTTCATGGGGCTGGCGGGCATGGTCTGGCAGGGCCGCCGGGGATACATCGACCCAAACCTGTTTCTGCCGATCGTCACGTTCTACATTTTCACCGCGCTGATCATCGGCGGCTCCGGGTCGAACACCGGGAGCGTCGTCGGGGCACTCCTGTTCGCCGGGTTGCTCTTCGAGGGGCCGCCGTTCGTCCAGCGCATCGTGGACGCCACCTTCGACCTGCCGCGGCCCCCGACGGTCTACGACGGAGTGGTCGCGCTCGGTGATCTCGACCCGATGCCGCTGCTTGGGTATGCGGTGGGCGAGCTCCCGAACCTCCGGTTCGTCCTCTTCGGCGTGGTTCTCGTCGTCCTGATGATCTACCGCCCGGACGGGATACTCGGCCACCGGAACGAACCCGCATCGCCGATCGACCTGACGAAAGAGCGACCGCCGAGCGAACGCGATACTCCCTCGCCGCAGGGAGGTGAGCCGAATGAGTGAATCGGCCGTCGTCGACGGGGAGCGAGCGGAGACGGTCGTGCTCCGCGTTTCGAACCTCGAGAAGCGATTCGGTGGGATCGTGGCAGTCGACGGCGCCGGTTTCGAGGTCAAGCGGGGGACGATAACGGGACTTATCGGTCCGAACGGGGCCGGCAAGTCGACGGTGTTCAACCTGATCACCGGCGTCTACAAACTGGATTCCGGTCGGGTGATCTTCGAGGGCGAGGACGTAACTGGATTGCAACCACACCAGCTGGTGGATCGCGGGCTGGTACGAACCTTCCAGATCAGCCGGATGCTCAGCGGGATGACCGTGCTCGAGAACATGCTACTGGCGTTCGACGACCAGCTCGGCGAGTCCCTCTGGTGCACGGTCGTGCCCAGCGTTCGTCGATCGATCGTCGAACAGGAGCGAGAGTTGCTCGAGCGCGCCTGGGAGACGCTCGAACTGTTCGAGATCGATCACCTGGCCCACGAGGACGCGTCGAACCTCTCGGGCGGGCAGCGAAAGCTCCTCGAACTCGCCCGGGCGCTCCTGACGGACCCGGAGATGTTGTTACTCGACGAGCCGATGGCCGGCGTCAACCCCACGCTCGAGAAGAAACTCCTCGAGCGCATCCACGAACTCAGATCGCAGGGATACACCTTTCTCCTCGTCGAGCACGACATGGACGTCATCATGAACAACTGCGAGACGGTGATCGTCATGCATCAGGGTCGGGTGCTCTCGCGTGGCTCTCCCCAAGAGATACAGGAGGACGAACGCGTCATCGATGCCTATCTCGGGGGCGAGATCTGATACTCGTCGCCGAGAGTTTCGATGCCTCGCTCGAAAAACGGTTGGCCGGCTGCCCTATTCCTCCTCGAAGTCGA
This DNA window, taken from Natronococcus sp. CG52, encodes the following:
- a CDS encoding ABC transporter ATP-binding protein, whose product is MSESAVVDGERAETVVLRVSNLEKRFGGIVAVDGAGFEVKRGTITGLIGPNGAGKSTVFNLITGVYKLDSGRVIFEGEDVTGLQPHQLVDRGLVRTFQISRMLSGMTVLENMLLAFDDQLGESLWCTVVPSVRRSIVEQERELLERAWETLELFEIDHLAHEDASNLSGGQRKLLELARALLTDPEMLLLDEPMAGVNPTLEKKLLERIHELRSQGYTFLLVEHDMDVIMNNCETVIVMHQGRVLSRGSPQEIQEDERVIDAYLGGEI
- a CDS encoding branched-chain amino acid ABC transporter permease gives rise to the protein MTREPPVAPDGGEAPEEEFVGGADPGGRPRWLDDIAIIATATLVVYGLFIGLGLAAGLDFNGIVSTLQQVTLLAASFALVALALNLHWGYTGLFNIGIAGFMAVGAYTMALVTAAPDATFPGLGLPLWIGVPAGLVAAALVGFLVSLPALRLRADYFAIVTLAFAEVIRLLYNSSALREFDLLGVEFGTGGGQGMSFPNLRNTISRRIMYVDGDQGAGPTLVGRPFLRAGDALELSPSVVEGWVYTAILVVLVAFAFVVITWIGNSPFGRVLKAIREDELAAQSLGKNTDRVKIKAFVVGCAFMGLAGMVWQGRRGYIDPNLFLPIVTFYIFTALIIGGSGSNTGSVVGALLFAGLLFEGPPFVQRIVDATFDLPRPPTVYDGVVALGDLDPMPLLGYAVGELPNLRFVLFGVVLVVLMIYRPDGILGHRNEPASPIDLTKERPPSERDTPSPQGGEPNE